The Prochlorococcus sp. MIT 1300 genome has a window encoding:
- the gyrB gene encoding DNA topoisomerase (ATP-hydrolyzing) subunit B, protein MSEESKVQAAYGAEQIQVLEGLEPVRKRPGMYIGSTGPRGLHHLVYEVVDNSVDEALAGHCDEIQVVLEENGSATITDNGRGIPTDIHPRTGKSALETVLTVLHAGGKFGSGGYKVSGGLHGVGVSVVNALSEWVEVTVRRQSKVHRQRFERGAPVGTLQSEAQPSSESSRTGTSVSFKPDHEIFTGGIIFDYTILSSRLRELAYLNGGVKIVFRDERSSAINAEGDPYEEIYFYEGGIKEYVEYMNTEKDALHPEVIYVNSSKDGVQVEAALQWCVDAYSDSILGFANNIRTVDGGTHIEGLKTVLTRTLNTFAKKRGKRKDSDSNLAGENIREGLTVVLSVKVPEPEFEGQTKTKLGNTEVRGIVDSLVGEALSQYLEFNPSVIDLILEKAIQAFNAAEAARRARELVRRKSVLESSTLPGKLADCSSRDPSESEIYIVEGDSAGGSAKQGRDRRFQAILPLRGKILNIEKTDDSKIYKNTEIQALITALGLGIKGEEFDSKNLRYHRVVIMTDADVDGAHIRTLLLTFFYRYQKELVEGGYIYIACPPLYKVERGKSHTYCYNENDLQKTLSKFGEKANYTIQRFKGLGEMMPKQLWETTMDPSTRMMKRVEVEDALEADRIFTILMGDKVAPRREFIETHSVELDMAALDI, encoded by the coding sequence ATGAGTGAAGAGTCCAAGGTCCAGGCTGCTTACGGCGCCGAACAGATTCAGGTACTGGAAGGGCTTGAGCCGGTAAGGAAGCGTCCAGGCATGTACATAGGCTCGACGGGGCCTAGAGGTTTGCATCATCTTGTATATGAAGTAGTTGACAACTCAGTAGATGAAGCCCTTGCAGGACATTGTGATGAGATTCAAGTGGTATTGGAGGAAAATGGTTCAGCCACGATTACAGATAATGGTCGCGGAATCCCAACAGATATACATCCTAGGACTGGTAAAAGTGCTTTAGAGACTGTTCTGACTGTTCTTCATGCAGGAGGCAAATTTGGCAGTGGAGGTTATAAGGTTTCAGGAGGCCTTCATGGTGTTGGAGTTTCGGTAGTTAATGCCTTAAGTGAGTGGGTTGAAGTAACCGTTCGTCGTCAAAGTAAAGTTCATCGCCAACGATTTGAAAGGGGAGCTCCTGTCGGGACACTGCAGTCAGAAGCTCAACCTTCGTCTGAATCTTCAAGGACGGGGACTAGTGTTTCCTTTAAGCCTGACCACGAAATCTTTACTGGCGGCATCATTTTTGACTATACAATTTTATCTTCACGTTTAAGAGAACTTGCTTATCTCAATGGTGGTGTAAAAATAGTTTTTCGTGATGAGAGATCTTCAGCAATTAATGCTGAGGGTGATCCTTATGAGGAAATTTATTTTTATGAGGGTGGCATAAAAGAATATGTTGAGTATATGAATACAGAAAAGGATGCATTGCATCCAGAAGTTATTTACGTAAATTCAAGTAAAGATGGTGTTCAAGTAGAGGCTGCGCTTCAATGGTGTGTTGACGCCTATTCCGATAGTATTTTAGGTTTTGCTAACAATATTCGAACAGTTGATGGCGGCACACATATTGAGGGCCTCAAGACAGTCTTAACTCGTACATTGAATACATTTGCTAAAAAGCGAGGTAAACGAAAGGACTCTGACTCGAACTTGGCCGGTGAAAACATACGTGAAGGACTAACTGTAGTTTTGTCCGTTAAAGTGCCTGAACCTGAGTTTGAGGGCCAAACAAAAACTAAACTTGGAAATACTGAAGTTCGTGGAATTGTTGATAGTTTGGTGGGAGAAGCTTTAAGTCAATATTTAGAATTTAACCCTTCAGTTATTGATCTAATTCTAGAGAAGGCGATTCAAGCTTTTAATGCTGCAGAAGCTGCCAGACGTGCAAGGGAGCTCGTACGACGTAAAAGTGTTTTAGAAAGTTCGACACTTCCAGGAAAGCTCGCGGATTGTAGTTCAAGAGATCCTTCTGAATCCGAAATCTATATTGTTGAGGGTGATTCTGCTGGTGGATCTGCTAAGCAAGGCAGAGATAGACGTTTCCAGGCAATTCTTCCACTCCGTGGAAAAATTCTGAACATAGAGAAGACTGATGATTCAAAGATATATAAAAATACTGAGATACAAGCTTTAATTACAGCACTTGGCTTAGGTATTAAAGGCGAGGAATTTGACTCTAAAAATCTTCGTTATCATAGAGTTGTAATAATGACAGATGCTGATGTAGATGGTGCACACATTAGAACACTTTTACTTACATTTTTCTATCGATATCAGAAAGAGCTAGTTGAAGGTGGATACATTTATATTGCTTGCCCTCCGCTTTACAAGGTTGAAAGAGGCAAGAGCCATACTTACTGCTACAACGAAAATGATTTACAAAAGACTTTGTCTAAATTTGGAGAGAAGGCAAATTATACAATTCAGAGATTTAAGGGATTAGGTGAAATGATGCCTAAGCAACTATGGGAAACAACTATGGATCCTTCTACACGCATGATGAAAAGAGTAGAGGTAGAAGATGCTCTTGAGGCAGATAGGATTTTTACAATCCTCATGGGAGATAAGGTGGCCCCTAGAAGAGAATTTATAGAAACACATAGTGTTGAATTAGATATGGCTGCATTAGATATTTGA
- a CDS encoding alpha/beta fold hydrolase, with protein MNSTSPAVLLVHGFGACKEHWRHNQNILSAHADCYAIDLIGFGNSSQPRALLQGEEFQESGFYYNFDNWGSQVTDFCKEVIKKPVILVGNSIGGIVSLRAAQMLKGLCCGVILIDCATRAMDDKRLPGKPLWMSWSRPTLKFLVKQRWLSSNLFRNAAQSSVVKKVLRQAYPSGRNVNESLVSILLNPSKRPGASESFRGFINLFDDHLAPQLIKNLDIPIDLIWGEEDPWEPIQEAKRWHSSMQSIRSLEIIPNAGHCPHDEMPEEVNPLLVKIIQAAK; from the coding sequence ATGAATAGCACCTCCCCAGCAGTACTTCTTGTTCATGGGTTTGGAGCTTGCAAAGAACATTGGCGGCATAATCAAAATATATTGTCCGCACATGCTGATTGTTATGCAATTGATTTAATAGGCTTCGGGAATAGCAGTCAGCCGAGGGCATTGCTACAAGGAGAAGAGTTCCAGGAGTCTGGTTTCTACTACAACTTTGATAATTGGGGCTCACAAGTGACTGATTTCTGCAAAGAAGTTATAAAAAAACCAGTCATATTAGTAGGGAATTCTATTGGTGGAATAGTTTCACTAAGAGCAGCTCAAATGTTAAAAGGACTTTGCTGCGGAGTGATTCTTATTGATTGCGCAACTAGAGCAATGGACGACAAGAGGCTTCCAGGGAAACCCCTCTGGATGAGCTGGAGCAGGCCAACTCTAAAGTTTCTTGTAAAGCAAAGGTGGCTGAGTAGTAATTTATTTCGTAATGCAGCACAATCATCTGTAGTCAAAAAAGTACTCAGGCAGGCATACCCAAGTGGAAGGAATGTCAACGAATCACTTGTAAGTATTTTACTGAACCCTAGTAAAAGGCCAGGTGCATCAGAATCTTTTAGGGGATTTATCAACTTATTTGATGATCATTTGGCACCACAATTAATTAAAAATCTAGATATTCCTATAGACCTGATATGGGGCGAAGAAGATCCATGGGAACCAATTCAAGAGGCAAAGAGATGGCACTCATCCATGCAATCTATTAGGTCTTTAGAAATAATACCTAATGCCGGTCATTGCCCCCATGATGAAATGCCTGAAGAGGTAAACCCTCTTCTAGTAAAGATAATTCAAGCAGCTAAATAA
- a CDS encoding glutathione peroxidase produces the protein MGVNVSKVVVRKANGTQKCLGDYKGKVLLIVNVASKCGFTKQYSGLQALQNTYGSKGMEILGFPCNDFGGQEPGTLEEIKNFCSSTYNATFELFDKVHAKGNTTEPFTSLIQSEPAGEVAWNFEKFLVGKDSSVIARFKSGVEPESQELKMAIEKALSN, from the coding sequence ATGGGTGTGAATGTAAGCAAAGTTGTAGTCCGTAAAGCCAACGGGACACAAAAATGCCTTGGGGACTACAAAGGCAAAGTCTTGCTAATAGTTAATGTTGCTAGCAAATGCGGCTTCACCAAACAATATTCAGGGCTTCAAGCACTACAAAATACATATGGGTCTAAAGGAATGGAAATTCTTGGGTTCCCTTGCAACGATTTTGGTGGACAAGAGCCAGGCACCCTTGAAGAGATAAAGAACTTTTGCTCTTCAACCTATAACGCAACTTTTGAGCTTTTCGATAAGGTGCACGCTAAAGGGAACACAACAGAGCCCTTCACATCTTTAATCCAATCGGAACCAGCTGGAGAAGTCGCTTGGAACTTTGAAAAATTTCTTGTTGGGAAAGATAGTTCTGTTATCGCAAGATTCAAAAGTGGAGTTGAGCCTGAGAGTCAAGAATTAAAAATGGCTATCGAGAAAGCCCTTTCCAATTAA
- a CDS encoding fluoride efflux transporter FluC, with product MLSRFLFVKVNKIELLLIALGAILGAVIRFQAQNNFLVNIVGAAFLGFLSACSLRSNYQLFLGVGFCGALTTFSGWIVNAFELLLDGFWKDALTLVGSTLGFGLGAAAIGYWIGRRINWKGLSR from the coding sequence ATGCTTAGTAGATTCTTGTTTGTCAAGGTAAACAAGATTGAATTGCTACTTATTGCACTAGGGGCAATTCTTGGAGCAGTAATACGATTTCAAGCCCAGAATAATTTTCTGGTAAATATTGTTGGAGCGGCTTTTCTTGGCTTTTTGAGTGCTTGCTCTCTTCGCTCAAACTATCAATTATTTTTAGGTGTTGGTTTCTGTGGAGCTCTCACTACGTTCAGTGGTTGGATTGTTAATGCATTTGAATTGTTATTAGATGGTTTTTGGAAAGATGCGTTGACGCTTGTTGGTTCGACCCTGGGTTTTGGGTTAGGTGCAGCTGCGATTGGTTATTGGATCGGCAGGAGAATTAATTGGAAAGGGCTTTCTCGATAG
- the infC gene encoding translation initiation factor IF-3 — MPPRPRFDRRAPVRELPNINDRINYPKLRVVDSDGTQLGVIDREEALVVAKDRELDLVLVSEKADPPVCRIMDYGKFKFEQEKKAKEAKKKSHQTEVKEVKMRYKIDQHDYQVRIGHAVRFLKAGDKVKCTVIFRGREIQHTALAETLLRRMARDLEEQAEIQQAPKREGRNMIMFLTPRKTPLIKKDNDSATPVRAVRTITAPPRPTAAKLANKTKANNA, encoded by the coding sequence ATGCCTCCACGTCCTCGTTTTGACCGTCGTGCTCCTGTTCGGGAGCTTCCAAACATCAATGACCGTATTAACTACCCAAAATTGCGGGTAGTTGACTCAGATGGCACTCAGCTAGGGGTGATCGATCGAGAAGAAGCCCTTGTTGTTGCTAAAGACAGAGAACTAGATCTGGTTCTAGTTAGCGAAAAAGCAGATCCGCCTGTCTGCAGAATCATGGATTATGGGAAATTCAAGTTTGAACAAGAGAAAAAAGCCAAAGAAGCCAAAAAGAAATCTCATCAGACTGAGGTTAAAGAAGTAAAAATGCGGTACAAAATTGACCAGCACGACTATCAAGTGCGGATTGGTCACGCGGTCCGCTTCCTGAAAGCTGGAGACAAAGTCAAATGCACCGTTATCTTCAGAGGCCGAGAAATCCAACACACAGCCCTCGCTGAAACTCTTTTAAGGCGCATGGCACGTGACCTTGAGGAGCAAGCAGAAATCCAACAAGCTCCTAAACGTGAAGGAAGGAACATGATCATGTTCCTAACACCTCGCAAAACACCTCTAATCAAAAAAGACAATGATTCAGCAACCCCTGTTCGTGCTGTAAGAACTATCACAGCACCCCCACGTCCTACTGCGGCAAAGCTTGCAAACAAAACCAAAGCAAACAACGCATGA
- a CDS encoding fluoride efflux transporter FluC: protein MCIQPVGVGLVFNDDYLLRLIVIGIGAIAGAWLRFFVTNFLRVVWPRRSYLPTMLINVLSAFLLGLLLPSVLATGEFRLVSSSFLFLGIGLLGSFSTFSSFAIDLLEELRRKAWAESFFLLVGSVVGGIIFAAIGYELANA, encoded by the coding sequence GTGTGCATTCAGCCAGTCGGGGTTGGATTAGTGTTTAATGATGACTATCTCCTAAGACTTATTGTTATAGGTATTGGTGCAATCGCCGGAGCTTGGCTTCGCTTTTTTGTAACTAATTTCTTGCGAGTAGTGTGGCCTAGAAGAAGTTACTTGCCAACAATGCTTATTAATGTACTTTCCGCATTTTTGTTGGGACTTTTGTTGCCTTCAGTCTTAGCAACTGGCGAGTTTCGTTTAGTATCATCTTCTTTTTTATTTCTGGGAATTGGCCTCCTAGGAAGTTTTAGTACTTTTTCCTCATTTGCAATTGATTTACTAGAGGAATTAAGAAGGAAAGCTTGGGCTGAAAGTTTTTTCCTTTTAGTTGGTTCTGTAGTTGGTGGGATTATTTTTGCCGCCATTGGATATGAACTAGCCAATGCTTAG
- a CDS encoding RpoD/SigA family RNA polymerase sigma factor gives MASSTALRDSSSQNLSMTKKVYGEVDLVSSYLRDIGRVPLLTHEQEITLGRQVQNLMDLEALHSDLQQNHGELVDNEDWAKAAGISPSELKKKLKLGHRAKERMVAANLRLVVSVAKKYTKRNMELMDLIQEGTIGLVRGVEKFDPARGYKFSTYAYWWIRQGITRSIAEKSRSIRLPIHITEMLNKLKKGQRDLSQNLGRTPSVKELAEFVEISEEEVKDLMCSARQPLSLEMKVGDSEETVLLDMLPTDNLTPSQDIDSRCMKSDLNDLLGQLPDLQNRVLRMRYGVDGEDPMNLTAIGRVIGISRDRVRNLERDGLIGLRKLSENVEGYLAA, from the coding sequence ATGGCCTCTTCTACTGCCCTTCGTGATTCTTCTAGCCAAAACCTTTCTATGACTAAGAAGGTATATGGCGAGGTCGATTTAGTTAGTTCGTATTTGCGTGATATTGGTAGGGTTCCACTTTTGACCCATGAGCAAGAAATTACTCTTGGGCGTCAGGTTCAGAACTTGATGGATTTGGAGGCGCTGCATTCTGATCTGCAGCAAAACCATGGAGAGTTGGTTGATAATGAAGATTGGGCTAAAGCTGCAGGAATTTCGCCTTCGGAGCTTAAAAAGAAGTTAAAACTTGGTCATCGCGCTAAGGAGCGTATGGTTGCTGCGAATTTGCGTTTAGTAGTAAGCGTTGCCAAGAAATATACCAAGCGGAATATGGAGCTTATGGATTTAATTCAGGAGGGAACGATTGGTTTAGTTCGAGGAGTAGAAAAGTTTGACCCTGCTCGTGGATATAAGTTTTCTACATACGCATATTGGTGGATTCGTCAGGGCATAACTCGTTCTATTGCGGAAAAAAGTAGGTCTATTCGCTTACCAATACATATTACTGAGATGCTCAATAAGTTAAAAAAAGGACAAAGGGACCTTAGTCAAAATCTTGGTAGGACTCCTTCAGTTAAAGAATTAGCTGAGTTTGTTGAAATTTCAGAGGAAGAAGTCAAAGATTTAATGTGCAGTGCTAGGCAGCCATTAAGTTTGGAGATGAAGGTTGGGGATTCAGAAGAAACAGTTTTGTTAGATATGCTTCCGACAGATAATCTGACCCCGAGTCAGGATATTGATTCCCGCTGTATGAAAAGCGATCTGAATGACTTATTAGGACAGTTACCTGACTTACAAAATAGAGTTTTACGTATGCGATATGGAGTTGATGGAGAAGATCCGATGAATTTAACTGCTATAGGAAGGGTTATTGGTATTAGTCGTGACAGAGTCCGTAATCTTGAAAGAGATGGATTGATTGGTCTTCGTAAATTGAGTGAAAATGTTGAAGGTTATTTAGCTGCTTGA
- a CDS encoding SH3 domain-containing protein translates to MRFTIRWGWLLGLALFAPAALPAGGADRMQPEIRRRQGPSPLLTLNDSLLKTSPFAIAPSLRKLQAGTPVRVLHQWQAPHGSQWLYVCLAESDLLGSVHSASRGWISV, encoded by the coding sequence ATGCGTTTCACCATTCGTTGGGGATGGTTGCTTGGATTGGCTTTGTTTGCTCCAGCTGCCTTGCCTGCAGGTGGAGCTGATCGGATGCAACCAGAAATCAGAAGACGACAAGGCCCTAGCCCTTTGTTAACACTTAATGATTCCCTGTTAAAGACAAGTCCTTTTGCTATTGCACCTTCTCTGAGGAAATTACAAGCAGGAACACCGGTAAGGGTGTTGCATCAATGGCAAGCCCCTCATGGTTCTCAATGGCTTTATGTTTGCTTGGCAGAGAGTGACTTGTTAGGAAGTGTGCATTCAGCCAGTCGGGGTTGGATTAGTGTTTAA
- the miaA gene encoding tRNA (adenosine(37)-N6)-dimethylallyltransferase MiaA has product MTSNASQPLVIVLLGPTASGKTDLAIKIAEKLKVGIINIDSRQLYIGMDIGTAKPTPAQQKAIPHHLLDLRYPNNPINLQEFQQTATAHIEKEIQTNEMSLLVGGSGLYLKAITKGLCPPAVPPQTSLRAQLSQLGQEASHQLLKQVDPTAASRISTSDFVRTQRALEVFYATGKPISSQQAINPPSWRILELGLDPVNLRQRISKRTKEIYLNGLIEETERLIQIYSKDLPLLQTIGYKEALQVINGSLDLDEAIETTTKRTNQFSKRQRTWFKGQHNPHWLNHEKPLRESLSIIQAGLGWD; this is encoded by the coding sequence GTGACTTCAAATGCATCTCAGCCCCTAGTAATTGTCCTCTTAGGGCCCACTGCAAGCGGTAAAACAGATCTCGCAATCAAGATTGCAGAGAAATTAAAAGTCGGAATCATCAATATTGACTCAAGGCAGCTGTATATCGGAATGGATATTGGTACTGCAAAACCAACACCTGCTCAACAAAAAGCAATACCTCATCACCTCCTTGACCTTCGATATCCCAATAATCCAATCAATCTCCAAGAGTTCCAACAAACAGCTACAGCACATATTGAAAAAGAAATCCAAACCAACGAGATGTCATTACTAGTTGGTGGGAGTGGGCTTTATCTCAAAGCAATTACGAAAGGTCTTTGCCCACCAGCTGTTCCACCACAAACCTCGCTAAGAGCTCAATTAAGCCAACTTGGGCAAGAAGCGTCTCACCAATTACTTAAACAAGTAGATCCCACTGCAGCCTCCCGCATCTCAACGTCTGACTTTGTCCGCACTCAACGTGCTCTAGAAGTATTTTATGCAACAGGCAAACCTATTAGCAGTCAACAAGCGATAAATCCACCGTCATGGAGAATACTCGAATTAGGACTAGATCCAGTCAACCTTCGTCAAAGAATCTCTAAACGAACTAAAGAGATCTATCTAAATGGTCTGATCGAAGAAACTGAGCGGTTAATTCAGATTTACAGCAAAGACCTTCCCTTACTTCAAACTATTGGTTACAAGGAAGCTCTACAGGTCATTAATGGGAGTCTCGATCTAGACGAAGCTATTGAAACCACTACGAAACGCACCAATCAATTCTCCAAACGTCAGCGAACTTGGTTTAAGGGCCAACACAACCCACATTGGCTAAATCATGAGAAACCCCTTAGAGAATCACTGTCGATCATCCAAGCCGGTCTAGGCTGGGATTAG
- the mgtE gene encoding magnesium transporter has protein sequence MNEANRVPIPSQTPVAGAYLVDEVANELESMLASGNYDAVKLLLQPVQPVDIAEAIGSLPLILQALAFRLLSKDEAIEVYEYLDAAVQQSLLDRLRSSEVLEIVEEMSPDDRVRLFDELPAKVVRRLIAELSPAERRVTAQLLGYEQETAGRLMTTEFIDLKEFHSAAQALSIVRRRAPDTETIYSLYVTDRERHLTGILSLRDLVTAEPDALIGDVMTRDVVSIRTDTDQEEVARAIQRYDFLALPVVDLEQRLVGIVTVDDVIDVIEQEATRDLYAAGAVQAGDEDDYFQSNLFVVARRRVVWLSVLVFANGFTTQVIAMNDAVLKQVVLLAAFIPLLIGTGGNVGAQSSTVVIRGLSTQSIQAMGRLKAVFRETMAGALLGLLMLLFVVPFAWWRGEGPLVGAAVGISLMAITTLAATAGAALPLMFDRMGLDPALMSAPFITTATDVAGVLIYLRTASWLLTQIDGVGGSAL, from the coding sequence ATGAATGAGGCAAATAGGGTACCCATCCCTTCTCAAACTCCAGTCGCTGGAGCTTATTTGGTGGATGAGGTTGCTAATGAGTTGGAATCGATGCTTGCGTCTGGCAACTATGACGCAGTAAAACTATTGCTCCAGCCAGTCCAACCTGTTGATATTGCTGAAGCAATAGGTAGCTTGCCTTTAATTTTGCAGGCTTTGGCTTTTAGGCTTCTTTCGAAGGATGAAGCCATAGAAGTTTATGAGTATTTAGATGCGGCAGTTCAACAAAGTCTTCTGGATCGCTTGAGGTCAAGTGAGGTACTGGAAATTGTTGAGGAGATGTCCCCTGATGATCGAGTGAGGTTGTTTGATGAACTGCCTGCAAAGGTTGTTCGTCGATTAATTGCTGAGTTAAGTCCAGCAGAGCGAAGGGTTACAGCTCAGTTGCTTGGTTATGAACAAGAAACTGCTGGTCGCTTGATGACCACAGAGTTTATAGATTTAAAAGAATTTCATAGCGCAGCCCAGGCTTTAAGCATTGTTAGACGTCGGGCGCCTGATACAGAAACTATTTATAGCCTTTATGTCACTGATCGAGAGAGACACCTCACAGGGATTCTGTCTTTAAGGGATCTTGTTACTGCTGAGCCAGATGCATTGATTGGCGATGTAATGACTAGAGATGTTGTAAGTATTCGAACTGATACGGATCAAGAGGAAGTGGCTAGGGCAATCCAGCGTTATGACTTTCTGGCATTACCAGTAGTTGATTTAGAGCAGCGCTTAGTAGGGATAGTTACTGTTGATGATGTGATTGACGTTATAGAGCAAGAGGCTACGAGGGATTTATATGCGGCGGGTGCTGTCCAAGCAGGTGATGAAGATGACTATTTTCAAAGTAATTTGTTTGTTGTCGCCCGAAGACGAGTGGTTTGGTTGTCAGTTTTAGTTTTCGCAAATGGCTTTACAACTCAAGTAATTGCAATGAATGATGCTGTTCTGAAGCAGGTTGTTTTGTTGGCTGCATTTATTCCATTGCTTATAGGTACTGGAGGTAATGTTGGTGCCCAGAGTTCAACAGTTGTTATTCGTGGACTGAGCACTCAAAGTATTCAGGCCATGGGCCGTTTGAAGGCTGTTTTTAGAGAAACTATGGCGGGTGCATTATTGGGACTTCTGATGTTGTTGTTTGTTGTTCCTTTTGCTTGGTGGAGAGGTGAAGGCCCATTGGTTGGAGCAGCGGTGGGCATAAGCCTTATGGCAATAACAACCTTGGCTGCAACTGCTGGTGCTGCGTTGCCACTGATGTTTGATCGCATGGGCCTTGATCCCGCATTAATGTCAGCACCATTTATTACTACTGCTACAGATGTGGCAGGGGTGTTGATTTATCTGCGAACTGCTTCATGGTTGCTGACTCAGATTGATGGCGTGGGGGGTTCAGCTTTATAA
- the mutY gene encoding A/G-specific adenine glycosylase: MKKNSQKCPQALLINSGKAFALQRVIFTWFDDHGRHAIPWKLKADGCRPASGEIIGAYGVWIAEIMLQQTQLKTVLPYWHKWMDVFPGLIELASADEQTVLLLWQGLGYYSRARRIHKASKILLDLIGAKESGDPNAWPRDLDTWMALPGIGRTTAGSIISSAFDLPEAILDGNVQRLLARLFACNSEPKKNLSDLWTLIEQLLDHERPRDFNQAIMDLGAKICIPKNPLCSKCPLRRHCFAYASGQQKMLPMKDVKKKLPFHVIGIGVVVNESGQVLIAQRLAEGLLGGLWEFPGGKQEEGEVIELTISRELKEELDIDVEVDEKLVSFEHAYSHMKLRFEVFLCRHIDGEPKPLSSQKVKWVTLSALSEYPFPAANARMIASLRDHLNYDKKARAEYFQDI, from the coding sequence TTGAAGAAAAATAGTCAAAAGTGTCCTCAAGCATTATTAATCAACTCTGGGAAGGCTTTTGCTCTCCAGCGAGTTATTTTTACATGGTTTGATGATCACGGGCGACATGCAATTCCCTGGAAGCTAAAAGCAGATGGCTGTAGGCCTGCATCAGGGGAAATCATTGGAGCTTATGGTGTCTGGATTGCGGAAATAATGCTTCAGCAGACACAGCTCAAGACGGTTTTGCCTTATTGGCATAAGTGGATGGATGTCTTTCCTGGGCTAATTGAGTTGGCTTCTGCTGATGAACAGACTGTTTTATTGCTTTGGCAGGGTCTTGGTTATTACTCAAGAGCACGTCGTATTCATAAAGCTTCAAAGATTTTGTTGGATCTGATTGGAGCTAAGGAATCTGGAGACCCTAATGCTTGGCCTAGGGATTTAGATACTTGGATGGCTTTACCAGGTATTGGTCGAACTACGGCAGGCAGCATTATTTCTTCTGCATTTGATTTACCTGAAGCCATTTTGGATGGGAATGTTCAAAGGCTTTTGGCTCGATTATTTGCTTGCAACAGCGAGCCTAAGAAAAATTTGTCAGATCTTTGGACGTTAATTGAACAACTCCTTGATCATGAAAGGCCAAGAGATTTTAATCAGGCGATCATGGACCTAGGGGCAAAGATTTGTATACCAAAAAACCCGTTGTGTTCTAAATGTCCATTGCGCAGGCATTGTTTTGCTTACGCTTCTGGTCAACAGAAGATGTTGCCAATGAAGGATGTGAAAAAGAAGCTCCCCTTCCATGTCATAGGAATTGGTGTAGTAGTTAATGAATCTGGGCAAGTTTTGATTGCTCAGCGTCTGGCCGAAGGTCTTTTAGGAGGTCTATGGGAATTCCCTGGAGGTAAGCAGGAGGAAGGGGAGGTGATTGAGCTCACTATTTCTCGAGAACTTAAAGAGGAATTAGATATTGATGTTGAGGTTGATGAAAAATTAGTTTCTTTCGAGCATGCTTATAGCCACATGAAACTTCGATTTGAAGTTTTCCTTTGTAGACATATAGATGGAGAGCCAAAACCTCTTTCAAGTCAAAAGGTTAAATGGGTTACGCTTTCGGCATTGTCTGAATACCCATTTCCAGCGGCCAATGCTCGCATGATTGCTTCCTTAAGAGATCATTTGAACTATGACAAGAAAGCCAGAGCTGAGTATTTTCAAGACATCTAA